The window TCCTGGAGGTGGACGGCACGGAGTACGCCATCCTTGTGCCCGTTGACGATGAGGAACAGGAAGACGAAGTGGTGATCTTCAAGTTTACGGAGGACGACGAAGGAAACGAGATCCTGGTTGAAATCGAAGACGACGAGTGGGAAAAGGTTGCCGACGCCTGGCAGGAGAAAGTTGGTACCGAGCACTAGGGGGATAGGACCGTGACCGGGCGCCGCCTATTGTTGTTGGTCGTTTCGGGCCTGGCCGCGCTCCTGTTGACCGTCACGGGGACATTCTGGGGCATTGTCGCCGTGGAGGGCCGGTCACAGACCGTGTTTCCGGGGGTGTCGGCAGACGGGCTCGACCTCGGGGGACTTAACCGGGCTGAGTGCCTCGAGGCGGTGGCCGGACTTGAAAAGAAACTCCGGCAAACCCCGCTCACCCTGGTGCACGGGAGCAGGTCTTGGCGGGTTGAGCTGGGCGACCTGGGGTTGGCCGTTGAAGGAGAAAAGATTGCCGACGAAGCGCTTGAA of the Bacillota bacterium genome contains:
- a CDS encoding DUF1292 domain-containing protein, with the protein product MTTTSEDVITLIDEEGEEHEFTVLDILEVDGTEYAILVPVDDEEQEDEVVIFKFTEDDEGNEILVEIEDDEWEKVADAWQEKVGTEH